One region of Triticum aestivum cultivar Chinese Spring chromosome 6B, IWGSC CS RefSeq v2.1, whole genome shotgun sequence genomic DNA includes:
- the LOC123134949 gene encoding uncharacterized protein, whose translation MATDADLASLDDAPASSAARFHPKVRGKAKAKAKTKAKPKAKSGPGGEPHVAEGGVDATETGMAGASEGADEMDPEGEDFVVREMDVYFTPKPFGKDTKLYIAQYPLRPCWRPYELGEVCKEVRVRPESSEVELDLEIDTESDNYDPEVSASFGLTEQTLPSSEAAADVAGYAVGVLRGNLVHLNHLDAVLQLRPSMSHLISGASRTTRQPLQEVETNGGQAVPSVKGDERSEGSNKDSIKAPEPWISLTYEPAGSDVASRYYADMMANEGMPMDFTMSAQDYAMSLCPGGPEGSNHINRCELLRKMLLLPLDVRLKKWFTEVSQVNRFDALTHLAPDCSEEDLLKILPAYADLVRGLWVCKSSLLYDDGLASKRDRILLGFTKGESIPVTYVERLIRDERTRNMILNPLGKRREKLQDYKFIVPADSSFIRRYSHIVKEQENAWSVRLRA comes from the coding sequence ATGGCGACTGACGCCGACCTCGCCTCTCTCGACGACGCCCCCGCCTCTTCCGCCGCTCGCTTCCACCCCAAGGTAAGGGGCAAGGCCAAGGCCAAGGCGAAGACGAAGGCGAAGCCCAAGGCCAAGTCCGGACCGGGGGGTGAACCCCACGTGGCGGAGGGTGGCGTGGACGCGACGGAGACGGGCATGGCGGGTGCTAGCGAGGGCGCGGATGAGATGGATCCTGAGGGCGAGGACTTCGTGGTGCGGGAGATGGACGTGTATTTCACGCCCAAGCCCTTCGGCAAGGACACCAAGCTCTACATCGCGCAGTACCCGCTGAGGCCATGCTGGCGCCCCTACGAGCTCGGTGAAGTGTGCAAGGAGGTTCGCGTGAGGCCGGAGAGCTCAGAGGTCGAACTGGATTTGGAGATCGATACAGAGAGTGACAACTACGACCCGGAGGTTTCTGCATCTTTCGGGCTGACAGAGCAGACCTTACCATCATCGGAAGCAGCAGCTGATGTGGCCGGTTATGCTGTCGGGGTTCTTCGAGGCAACTTGGTCCATCTGAATCATCTTGATGCAGTTCTCCAACTGCGACCGTCGATGTCGCATCTCATTTCCGGGGCATCACGTACCACCAGGCAGCCTTTACAAGAGGTGGAAACAAATGGTGGCCAGGCTGTTCCATCAGTTAAGGGAGATGAGCGCTCAGAGGGTTCCAACAAGGACTCAATTAAAGCACCAGAGCCATGGATTTCTCTCACTTACGAACCAGCTGGGAGTGATGTTGCAAGCAGGTACTATGCTGACATGATGGCAAATGAGGGCATGCCCATGGATTTCACAATGAGCGCACAAGATTATGCAATGTCATTGTGTCCTGGAGGGCCAGAAGGCAGCAATCATATTAACAGATGCGAGCTGTTACGCAAGATGCTTTTGCTGCCACTGGATGTGCGCCTCAAGAAATGGTTTACTGAGGTGTCGCAAGTGAACCGCTTTGATGCTCTAACGCATCTTGCTCCAGACTGTTCGGAGGAAGACCTTCTGAAAATTCTTCCAGCGTACGCAGATTTGGTGCGTGGTTTATGGGTCTGCAAAAGCTCTTTGCTGTATGATGATGGACTTGCTTCCAAAAGGGATAGAATTCTGCTCGGATTTACAAAAGGGGAGTCCATACCTGTGACATATGTAGAGAGACTGATCAGAGATGAGCGAACGAGGAACATGATATTGAACCCACTGGGTAAAAGAAGGGAGAAGCTTCAAGACTACAAGTTTATTGTACCAGCAGATTCATCATTCATAAGACGTTATTCCCATATAGTCAAGGAACAGGAAAATGCTTGGTCAGTCCGCCTAAGAGCCTGA